One genomic region from Amblyraja radiata isolate CabotCenter1 chromosome 17, sAmbRad1.1.pri, whole genome shotgun sequence encodes:
- the gabarapl2 gene encoding gamma-aminobutyric acid receptor-associated protein-like 2: MKWMFKEDHSLEHRCVESAKIRAKYPDRVPVIVEKVSGSQIVDIDKRKYLVPSDITVAQFMWIIRKRIQLPSEKAIFLFVDKTVPQSSLTMGQLYEKEKDEDGFLYVAYSGENTFGF, encoded by the exons AACACAGATGTGTCGAATCTGCCAAAATTAGAGCTAAATATCCAGATAGAGTACCA GTGATAGTGGAGAAAGTATCTGGCTCACAAATAGTGGATATAGACAAGAGAAAGTACCTGGTGCCGTCTGATATTACGGTGGCACAGTTCATGTGGATCATTAGGAAGCGAATCCAGCTGCCATCTGAGAAAGCCATCTTCCTTTTTGTAGATAAGACAGTCCCTCAGTCCAG TTTGACCATGGGCCAACTGTACGAGAAGGAAAAAGATGAAGATGGGTTTTTGTATGTGGCTTATAGTGGAGAGAACACATTTGGCTTCTGA